A window of the Planctomycetia bacterium genome harbors these coding sequences:
- a CDS encoding alpha/beta hydrolase-fold protein produces MNRLDTLNSLDLTPNRTRQVGAESGVLSTVRGSAPHTLFTPLHYEANYAYPLLVWLHGPGGDERQLKRIMPHVSLRNYVGIAPRGTSRVTASRGEQGGYDWPQTHQDYVQAEGRVFDAIQAASLQLNISPTRIFLAGFDTGGTLALRLAMAHPTQFAGVLSLGGRFPTARAPLSRLNHARQVPLFLATGCDSTEYPPEDVCADLRLFHAAGMSVALRQYQPCGHEISTVMLADMDRWMMEQINGVPATAEQT; encoded by the coding sequence ATGAACCGCCTTGATACCTTGAACTCGCTGGACCTCACGCCCAATCGTACGCGTCAGGTCGGAGCGGAGTCTGGCGTCTTGTCAACGGTCCGTGGCAGCGCTCCGCACACGTTGTTCACGCCGCTGCACTACGAGGCGAACTACGCCTACCCGCTGCTGGTGTGGCTCCACGGCCCCGGCGGTGATGAACGGCAATTGAAGCGCATCATGCCGCACGTCAGCCTGCGGAACTACGTCGGCATCGCGCCGCGCGGCACGTCGCGCGTTACGGCGAGCCGCGGCGAGCAAGGCGGTTACGATTGGCCGCAAACGCACCAGGATTACGTTCAGGCCGAAGGCCGCGTGTTCGATGCGATCCAGGCGGCGTCCCTGCAACTGAACATTTCGCCCACGCGCATCTTTCTGGCCGGCTTCGATACCGGCGGCACCTTGGCCCTGCGCTTGGCCATGGCGCATCCCACGCAGTTCGCCGGCGTGTTGTCGCTCGGCGGCCGCTTTCCCACCGCCCGGGCGCCACTTTCCCGTTTAAATCACGCCCGGCAAGTGCCCCTTTTCCTGGCCACCGGCTGCGATAGCACCGAGTACCCGCCAGAAGACGTCTGCGCCGATCTCCGTCTGTTCCACGCCGCCGGCATGTCGGTGGCGCTGCGGCAATATCAACCGTGTGGACACGAAATCTCCACGGTGATGCTCGCCGACATGGACCGTTGGATGATGGAACAAATCAACGGCGTCCCAGCCACAGCTGAGCAGACATAG
- the mdh gene encoding malate dehydrogenase, translating to MRRAKISIIGAGNVGATTAHWCAAAELGDVVLLDIPQTEDMPRGKALDLMQASPIVGFDSRIVGTNSYDDAAKSDVVVITAGIPRKPGMSRDDLLGTNAKIVGAVAAEVKRTSPEAIIIVVSNPLDAMVTQAWKASGFPTNRVIGQAGVLDTARYRTFLAMELGVSVEDVSALLMGGHGDTMVPMPSCTSVGGIPITRLLDPKRLDEIVTRTRNGGAEIVGLLKTGSAYYAPAAAVAQMVEAIVRDKKRLIPCAAYCDKQYNVGGYFVGVPVVLGKEGVERVVEIELTAQEKADFQKSVEAVKELVAAMQKISA from the coding sequence ATGCGACGCGCGAAGATTTCCATTATTGGCGCCGGAAACGTTGGCGCCACCACGGCGCATTGGTGCGCCGCCGCCGAATTGGGGGATGTCGTATTGCTCGATATCCCGCAAACCGAGGACATGCCGCGCGGCAAGGCGCTCGATTTGATGCAGGCCTCGCCGATCGTCGGCTTCGATTCCCGCATCGTCGGCACGAATAGCTACGACGACGCCGCCAAAAGCGACGTCGTGGTCATCACCGCTGGTATCCCGCGCAAGCCGGGCATGAGCCGCGACGACCTGCTGGGCACGAACGCCAAGATCGTCGGCGCCGTCGCCGCTGAAGTAAAGCGCACCAGCCCCGAGGCGATCATCATCGTCGTCAGCAACCCGCTCGACGCCATGGTCACCCAGGCCTGGAAGGCGAGCGGATTCCCGACCAACCGCGTGATCGGCCAGGCCGGTGTACTCGACACTGCGCGATATCGCACATTCCTGGCCATGGAACTGGGCGTGAGCGTCGAAGACGTCTCCGCATTGTTGATGGGCGGGCACGGCGACACGATGGTCCCGATGCCCAGTTGCACGTCGGTCGGCGGGATTCCGATCACGCGCTTGCTCGATCCCAAGCGGCTCGATGAAATCGTCACCCGCACGCGCAACGGTGGCGCGGAAATCGTCGGCTTGTTGAAGACCGGCAGCGCGTATTACGCCCCCGCCGCGGCCGTCGCGCAAATGGTGGAAGCAATCGTGCGCGACAAAAAGCGATTGATTCCGTGCGCCGCATACTGCGACAAGCAATACAACGTCGGCGGCTACTTCGTCGGCGTACCGGTCGTGCTCGGCAAGGAAGGCGTCGAGCGCGTCGTCGAGATCGAACTCACCGCCCAGGAAAAGGCGGACTTCCAAAAGAGCGTCGAAGCGGTGAAAGAACTCGTCGCCGCGATGCAGAAAATCAGCGCCTAG